A genomic stretch from Megachile rotundata isolate GNS110a chromosome 1, iyMegRotu1, whole genome shotgun sequence includes:
- the LOC105661791 gene encoding uncharacterized protein LOC105661791 yields MRKLWLSETYKTMLVRPLSSVRLISDLSTSTSRLAMNNSIVTLLLLCGVYGVLAGRRYIAIPIDGVDVIELSPVSIPVPRITRQTEAYIPVEVPNVSQEELKNPRAERSTAHILDYVDFGGQTNSNGAFSWYADYPAHH; encoded by the exons ATGAGAAAGCTGTGGCTGAGCGAAACGTATAAAACGATGTTAGTTCGACCACTCTCTTCAGTTCGTCTAATATCTGACCTATCGACGTCAACGAGCAGACTTGCGATGAATAATTCG ATAGTAACGTTGCTTCTGCTATGCGGCGTTTATGGTGTTTTGGCCGGGCGTCGCTACATCGCTATTCCAATCGATGGTGTCGATGTGATCGAACTGAGTCCCGTCTCGATACCTGTACCCAGGATCACTCGACAAACCGAGGCATATATACCCGTAGAAGTTCCTAATGTCTCTCAGGAGGAGCTGAAGAATCCTCGAGCTGAAAGATCGACCGCTCACATCTTGGATTACGTGGATTTCGGTGGACAAACTAACTCTAATGGCGCATTCAGTTGGTACGCTGATTACCCAGCTCATCATTGA